A genomic region of Solanum dulcamara chromosome 2, daSolDulc1.2, whole genome shotgun sequence contains the following coding sequences:
- the LOC129880660 gene encoding uncharacterized protein LOC129880660 isoform X2, with protein MEAPKTAPPQSQNLPPSQPPINRKRPLDVSKSQSSPYNKMRLIVKDLRLYVIEVLRTPDFRNCKAATEIRQQLNLLIDLYKEVMEETINPEAAKDGPGAQNSSVDIKDGEKPSEQQKDMKPPPEIGASAMPEEDSSEKQQAEDDGVQGTGTYVVGGSAFGWNFITYTSGKAIYYGRSKESFRSSYVKSE; from the exons ATGGAAGCCCCTAAAACTGCGCCACCCCAAAGTCAAAATCTTCCTCCTTCTCAGCCACCCATTAACAGAAAGAGGCCACTTGACGTCTCCAAGTCCCAAAGCTCCCCTTACAACAAGATGAGACTCATTGTTAAAGATCTCCGACTCTATGTTATTGAG GTTCTCCGTACTCCTGACTTCCGCAATTGCAAGGCTGCTACTGAAATTCGTCAAC AGTTGAATCTCCTGATAGATCTTTACAAGGAGGTGATGGAAGAAACAATAAACCCAGAGGCGGCTAAGGATGGACCTGGAGCTCAGAATTCTTCGGTGGATATCAAGGATGGAGAAAAGCCTAGTGAGCAACAGAAAGACATGAAACCTCCTCCAGAAATTGGGGCATCAGCTATGCCTGAAGAGGATTCATCTGAGAAACAGCAAGCTGAAGATGATGGGGTCCAAGGGACGGGTACATATGTCGTTGGTGGTTCAGCATTTGGCTGGAACTTTATAACGTACACCAGCGGGAAGGCTATCTATTATGGACGAAGCAAAGAGTCCTTCCGATCTTCATATGTTAAATCTGAATGA
- the LOC129872567 gene encoding LIM domain-containing protein PLIM2c: protein MAFTGTLDKCKACDKTVYFVDLLSADGAIFHKSCFKCSHCKGTLVMSNYSSMDGVLYCKPHFEQLFKESGNFSKNFQTSSKPEKDNSLTKAPSKVSAMFSGTQDKCAACNKTVYPLEKVILEGEEFHKSCFKCAHGGCALTHATYAALDGVLYCKHHFAQLFMEKGNYQHVLKATTNKKCVVAPVDDDDNNNNNDDDEKPANDDDDDKADEKEPHDDDDEQS from the exons ATGGCATTTACAGGGACATTGGATAAATGCAAAGCTTGTGATAAGACAGTTTACTTTGTTGATTTGTTATCTGCTGATGGAGCTATTTTTCATAAGTCTTGCTTCAAATGTAGCCACTGCAAAGGCACTCTTGTG ATGAGCAACTACTCCTCTATGGATGGAGTCCTCTACTGCAAGCCACATTTTGAACAACTTTTCAAGGAATCTGGAAATTTTAGCAAAAACTTTCAGACTTCTT CCAAGCCTGAGAAGGATAATTCTCTG ACAAAGGCTCCAAGCAAAGTCTCTGCCATGTTCTCTGGAACCCAAGACAAATGTGCTGCTTGCAACAAAACTGTTTACCCTCTTGAAAAG GTAATATTGGAGGGAGAAGAATTCCACAAATCATGCTTCAAGTGTGCTCATGGAGGGTGCGCCTTAACTCATGCAACATATGCTGCACTTGATGGAGTCCTTTATTGCAAGCACCATTTTGCTCAACTTTTCATGGAGAAAGGAAATTACCAACATGTCCTCAAGGCTACTACTAACAAGAAGTGTGTTGTGGCAcctgttgatgatgatgataacaataataataatgacgatGATGAAAAGCCTGCTAATGATGATGACGACGACAAGGCAGATGAGAAGGAAcctcatgatgatgatgatgagcaATCTTGA